The Vibrio navarrensis genome has a segment encoding these proteins:
- a CDS encoding IS1634-like element ISSpu7 family transposase — translation MSTHPVIKRLDHLGLIAAFCHEIGLPRMIDAVIPKYSDHNVSHGDAVLAMLLNGLGFHSRTLHMFSDFFKTKPVSKLLAKDIEAHHLTDDVLGRTLDALYEADVSALYQVIAERVVDKLGLTTDSVHLDITSFHVDGEYAQDENTNVIKLVRGYSRDHRPELNQVVLELICENQAGIPVYMQALSGNTNDAKAFAEVTKRHIHCLKAAQNSRYFIADAALYTEESISSLDEQNQKFITRVPMTIKLAKQALFALEPEQLIAIDDGYSGCWIDSDYGKVNQRWLLVHSEQATKREEITFFKNLEKNIAKEIKALEKLSKKPFACEVDAELAFNDFKKQSDLLGFEQGTLIKLPTYSHSGRPKTDEAPTGYQYFIEAAPFTDLEKVKLAKLKVGMFILATNDTDNEELTMTALLAHYKSQQKVERGFRFLKSPEFLTSSIFLKKPERIEALLMIMTLSLLVYASLEHKIREQLAQTEAFFPSMVKNKTTSRPTARWVFLQFEGIDTLEINGQRFITGLQEHQTQLLKLLGRFYEVVYS, via the coding sequence ATGTCTACCCATCCTGTTATTAAACGCTTAGATCACCTTGGTCTCATTGCCGCCTTTTGTCACGAAATTGGCCTGCCACGGATGATAGATGCCGTTATCCCAAAATATTCTGACCACAATGTTTCTCATGGTGACGCGGTATTGGCCATGCTCCTAAATGGACTTGGCTTTCATAGCAGAACACTGCACATGTTCTCGGACTTTTTTAAGACCAAGCCTGTGTCTAAGCTACTCGCCAAAGACATTGAAGCACACCACCTTACTGATGATGTACTAGGCCGCACCTTAGATGCTCTATACGAAGCCGATGTCTCAGCGCTCTATCAGGTTATTGCTGAGCGTGTTGTTGATAAACTGGGCTTGACGACGGATTCTGTTCATCTTGATATCACTAGCTTCCACGTTGATGGTGAGTATGCACAAGATGAAAACACCAACGTCATTAAGCTTGTAAGAGGCTACAGTCGGGATCATAGGCCAGAGCTTAACCAAGTGGTGCTTGAACTCATCTGTGAAAACCAAGCAGGTATTCCTGTTTACATGCAAGCACTGAGTGGCAACACCAATGATGCCAAGGCATTCGCTGAAGTCACTAAAAGACACATACATTGCCTAAAAGCCGCGCAAAATAGTCGTTACTTTATCGCTGATGCCGCCTTGTACACCGAAGAAAGCATCTCCTCGCTAGATGAGCAAAATCAAAAGTTCATTACCCGTGTACCCATGACCATCAAGCTCGCAAAACAAGCACTGTTTGCGCTAGAGCCAGAGCAATTAATCGCTATTGATGATGGCTACTCAGGATGTTGGATAGACTCGGATTACGGAAAGGTCAATCAACGTTGGTTGCTCGTTCACAGTGAACAGGCCACCAAGCGGGAAGAAATCACTTTCTTCAAGAACTTAGAGAAAAACATAGCAAAAGAAATCAAAGCGTTGGAAAAGCTAAGTAAAAAACCATTCGCTTGTGAAGTTGACGCAGAATTAGCGTTTAACGATTTCAAGAAACAATCTGACTTACTAGGGTTTGAACAAGGCACTCTCATCAAACTGCCGACTTACTCTCATTCGGGCCGCCCAAAGACAGATGAAGCACCGACAGGATACCAATACTTTATCGAAGCCGCTCCCTTCACCGACCTAGAAAAAGTAAAACTGGCTAAGCTCAAAGTAGGCATGTTTATCCTCGCGACAAATGACACCGACAATGAAGAACTCACCATGACGGCTCTTCTAGCACATTACAAATCGCAACAAAAAGTCGAGCGCGGCTTCCGCTTTCTAAAAAGCCCTGAATTTTTAACCTCTTCCATCTTCTTGAAAAAGCCTGAACGCATTGAAGCGTTGCTAATGATAATGACGTTGAGCTTGCTTGTTTACGCCAGTTTAGAACACAAAATCAGAGAGCAACTCGCACAAACCGAAGCGTTCTTCCCAAGTATGGTAAAGAACAAGACGACCTCCAGACCGACGGCACGTTGGGTCTTCTTGCAATTCGAAGGCATAGATACGTTAGAAATCAACGGCCAACGGTTCATCACTGGACTTCAAGAGCACCAAACACAACTACTCAAATTACTCGGTAGATTCTATGAGGTAGTTTATTCCTAA
- a CDS encoding fimbrial protein → MKANFAFAIEDITRLTLNFSGQFIAPTCDARVYDANNVLLPSGVVSLPTLDSDQVAQRIGAVGERVIFKIGPANPQACMDLLSTYLVDVSASGYTDGNPNVLVNLASNGPSNIGVEVLTESGASILPFASSVRQTIVPGDTNSTLVGFSAQLYNRDGQAPDKLGLVSATAIFTTAYQ, encoded by the coding sequence TTGAAAGCAAACTTCGCGTTTGCGATAGAGGATATCACTCGATTGACGCTCAATTTCTCCGGCCAATTTATCGCGCCGACTTGTGATGCCCGCGTCTATGATGCCAACAATGTGCTTCTCCCCTCTGGGGTAGTGTCGTTACCTACGTTAGACAGCGATCAAGTTGCGCAACGTATCGGAGCGGTCGGGGAGCGGGTGATATTTAAGATTGGCCCCGCCAACCCGCAAGCGTGTATGGATTTGCTCTCGACGTACTTAGTTGATGTCAGCGCCTCAGGCTATACCGATGGTAACCCCAATGTGCTTGTTAACCTTGCATCAAATGGCCCGAGCAACATTGGTGTTGAGGTATTAACCGAAAGTGGCGCGTCTATTCTGCCTTTTGCTTCGTCCGTGCGACAAACTATTGTCCCTGGGGATACCAACTCAACCTTGGTTGGCTTCTCTGCGCAGCTTTACAATCGAGATGGACAAGCACCCGATAAACTCGGTTTAGTGAGCGCGACGGCGATTTTTACCACGGCCTATCAATAA
- a CDS encoding fimbria/pilus periplasmic chaperone, whose protein sequence is MNKRILPLFSLSLLWICVPSYAALVLNGTRYIYEEGISRKEITISNKSERTMGAQIWIEPFTDINSKTGYSGESHFTASPALVKIAPKGKANVNIVSITDNLPQEHESIYWLNVQEIPPKSEVDAPSVVFAQRIKVKMIYRPKALGNRYSAEEKLLATCNQGVLQVVNKSPFLFSPLYYSLGKENVAYYHLIMPGTNNILSKVKDCPKEMTINMIDDFGGKKDYKVNVNGK, encoded by the coding sequence CCCTGCTGTGGATCTGCGTACCTTCTTACGCAGCGTTGGTATTAAACGGCACCAGATATATCTATGAAGAGGGAATTTCTCGAAAAGAGATCACGATATCCAATAAAAGTGAACGAACAATGGGTGCACAAATTTGGATAGAGCCTTTCACTGATATCAATAGCAAAACGGGTTATAGCGGAGAAAGTCACTTCACGGCTAGCCCTGCCTTGGTAAAAATCGCCCCTAAGGGGAAAGCGAACGTAAATATCGTGAGTATTACGGATAATCTGCCACAAGAACATGAATCCATATATTGGCTTAATGTGCAAGAGATCCCACCGAAATCAGAGGTCGATGCGCCTTCAGTTGTTTTTGCGCAAAGAATCAAGGTGAAAATGATATACAGGCCGAAAGCGTTAGGAAATCGCTATAGCGCAGAAGAAAAGCTATTGGCAACCTGCAATCAAGGAGTATTGCAAGTCGTGAATAAAAGTCCATTCCTATTCTCTCCATTGTATTACTCATTAGGAAAAGAAAATGTTGCTTACTATCATTTAATTATGCCAGGGACGAATAATATTCTAAGTAAAGTTAAAGATTGCCCCAAAGAAATGACAATAAATATGATTGATGATTTTGGTGGTAAAAAGGATTATAAGGTGAATGTCAATGGAAAATAG